From uncultured Treponema sp.:
TTTGCGGAAATGGCTCAATGGTAGAGCGCGACCTTGCCAAGGTCGATGTTGCGGGTTCGATTCCCGTTTTCCGCTCGACGACGAAGCGATTTGGATTTTTTCTGAATCGCTTTTTTATTTACAGTTGGATAAACTGTAAAAACTGCTGTGTCAAGGATTAAAATGAAGCGTGCCTTGACCCGGTGCATTTTATAATCGAGAGGTTCCCACGTGAAGGTAACAAAGGAAATTTCCAAACTTGAAAATTCAGCAGTAAAACTCACTGCCACAATTGCAAAAGAAGACGTTGTTTCTGGATACAACAAAAACATTTCTAAATACGCAAAAAATGTTCAGCTTCCAGGATTCCGCAAAGGTCATGTTCCTGTAAAAGTTCTTGAACAAAAGTATGGAGATTCCCTAAAGCAGGAAGTTCTCGCAGATCTTATCGATGAATCTTTGAACCAGATTTTCGCAGAGGAAGAATCAAGAGACATCCGTCCTCTTCCCTACACTCAGCCACGTCTTGACGGCGACAAGCTTCCAGAATTCAGCACAGACAAAGATTTGACTTTTTCTGTTGTTTATGACGTTTTCCCTTCTGTTGAAGTAAAAGATTTTTCAAAAATTGAAGTAAAAGAGCCTCAGGTTGAAATCGGCGAAAAAGAGCTCAACGAAGAATTGAAAGCTATTCAGGAAAGAAATGCTGTTGTAATCGATAAAAAAGAAGGCGAGCCTGTTGAAAAAGACAATATCGTTACAATCGACTACAAAGAGCTTGATGACTCTGGAGCTGCAATTCAAGGAAGCGAGCGCGAAGGCTTTGTTTTCACTGTTGGAACAGGCGAAAATATCTACAAGATTGATGACGAAATCATTGGCATGAAAAAAGACGAGACAAAAGAAATCTCTAAGACTTACGATGCTAAAGATGAAAACAAAGATCTTGCTGGAAAAACAAAGAAAATCAGCGTAACAGTAAAAGCTATAAAGCTCCGCAATCTTCCAGCACTTGATGATGAGCTTGCGCAGGATGTAAGCGAAAAATACAAGACACTTGATGATCTTAAAAAAGATATTTCTAAAGGTCTTGAAAGCGCAAAAAATAGAAAAATTGCAGAACTCAAATCTCAGAGTCTTCTTGAGCAGCTTGTAGAAAAAAATCCGATTGTGCTTCCAAAGTCAATGGTTCAGGCAGAAATGGAAAGCCGCTGGAGAATGATGGCGCAGCAGTTCCAGACAACACCAGAGCAGCTTGAAAAAATGATTTCAGCTTCTGGACAGTCAAAAGAAAATATGCTCACACAGTGGACTGGAGATGCTGAAAAAATGCTCAAAAGCCGCCTGATTGTTGATGCTCTTATCCGTGAGAAAAATATTGCGGTTACTCCAGAAGAAGTTGAAGCAGAATTCGCAAAAATTGCAGATGAATCAGGCTCAACTCTTGATGAAGTAAAAGAGCACTACAAAGATGCACGTGCAAAAGAATATATTATTGATGAAATAAAAGAAAACAAGCTTTACGATGAGCTTTACAAACAGGTGAAAGTTTCAAAAGGCGACAAAGTTGACTTTGCGGATCTTTTTAAAAACAATCGCTAGTTTATAAAATTTCTGACGATAAGAAAAAAAACGGAGTGTTGCCCATTCCGTTTTTTTTGTTTACACTATTCATCAGAGGAAAATTTAATGAATGAATTTATGAATACTCTTGTTCCGACTGTCATTGAAAGAAGCGGAAACGGAGAGCGTGCCTACGACTTGTATTCAAGGCTTTTGAAGGACAGAATAATTTTTGTCGATGGAGAAATCCGCGATGAAACAGCAGATTTGATTGTGGCGCAGATTCTCTACCTAGAAAGTGAAAATCCGGAAAAAGACATAAGCATGTATATAAACAGCCCTGGCGGTTCAGTTACAGCGGGACTTGCAATTTACGATACTATGCAATATGTAAGATGCGATATTCAGACTATTTGCATGGGACAGGCGGCAAGCATGGGTGCTATTATTCTTGCTGGCGGAACAATCGGAAAAAGATATGCTCTTCCTTCTAGCCGTGTGATGATTCATCAGCCTTGGGGCGGAACTCAAGGTCAGGAAAGCGATATTGCAATTCAGGCAAAGGAAATCGGACGTCTGAAAAAACTTAGCATAAAATATCTTTCCATGCAGACAGGAAAAAAAGAAGAAGAAATCGCAGCTGATATGGAGCGTGATTTTTATATGCCGGCAGAAGATGCAAAAAATTACGGCATAATTGACCATATAATGAACAGCGCGAAAAAAGGAGTTCAATAATGGCCAGATTAGGCAGAAACAATCAGCCGGTATGCGCATTTTGCGGCCGTCCTGCTGATGAACATAGAAGAGTTGTAAGTTCTCCAGATGACATGATTTATATCTGCGAGCATTGTGTTGCGACTTGCCAGACAATTTTAAACAATGAAGCCCACACAATCGCTCCAATCGACATGAGCGCAATTCCTTCTCCAAAAGAATTCAAATCGTACCTTGACCAGTACGTTATCGGTCAGGATTATGCGAAAAAAGTTCTTTCCGTGGCAGTATACAACCATTACAAGCAGCTTTCAATTTCAAAGGAACAGCAGCTTACAATGGATGTAAAAATTGAAAAATCGAACATTCTTCTTTTGGGTCCAACTGGCTCTGGAAAAACACTTCTTGCAAAAACTCTTGCGCAGAAACTGAATGTTCCGTTTGCAATTGCGGATGCCACTACCCTCACCGAAGCCGGATACGTTGGTGAAGACGTTGAAAATGTTCTTTTGAAGCTTATCAATGCGGCGGACGGAGATATTGCAGCGGCGGAACGCGGAATTATTTTCATTGACGAAATCGATAAAATCGGAAGAAAAAGCGAAAACACTTCAATTACGCGAGATGTTTCCGGGGAAGGCGTTCAGCAGGCGCTTTTAAAGATTCTCGAAGGAACACACGCATCAGTTCCTCCTCAGGGCGGAAGAAAACACCCGAATCAGGAAATGATTGACATTGACACAACAAACATTCTGTTTATTTGCGGCGGAGCTTTTGTCGGACTTGACAAGATAATTGAGCAACGGCTTTCAACAGCTTCAATCGGATTCGGAGCGGAAGGAACTCACAGAACAAACGAAGAGCGAATGGAGCTTTTGAATCAGGTTACAAGCGATGACTTGGTAAAATTCGGTCTTATACCAGAACTTATCGGACGTCTTCCAATGACTTGCGCCTTAAAGGAACTCAACAAGGAAGACTTAAAGAGAATTCTTGTAGAACCGAAAAATGCAATAACAAAGCAGTTTCAGGCTATTTTCGCAATTGATGATGTGGAACTTACTTTTGACGATGATGCGATTGACCAGATTGCAGAAATGGCAATAAGAAGCAAAACTGGAGCGCGCGGACTAAGAGCAATTGTTGAGCACATTTTGCTTGACCTTATGTACGAGGTTCCGAGCGTAAAAGGCAAAAAGAAACTTGTAATCACAAAAGATATTGTAAATCAAAAAGAACTTCCAACTGCGGAATCTCTTTTGATTGA
This genomic window contains:
- the clpX gene encoding ATP-dependent Clp protease ATP-binding subunit ClpX, whose protein sequence is MARLGRNNQPVCAFCGRPADEHRRVVSSPDDMIYICEHCVATCQTILNNEAHTIAPIDMSAIPSPKEFKSYLDQYVIGQDYAKKVLSVAVYNHYKQLSISKEQQLTMDVKIEKSNILLLGPTGSGKTLLAKTLAQKLNVPFAIADATTLTEAGYVGEDVENVLLKLINAADGDIAAAERGIIFIDEIDKIGRKSENTSITRDVSGEGVQQALLKILEGTHASVPPQGGRKHPNQEMIDIDTTNILFICGGAFVGLDKIIEQRLSTASIGFGAEGTHRTNEERMELLNQVTSDDLVKFGLIPELIGRLPMTCALKELNKEDLKRILVEPKNAITKQFQAIFAIDDVELTFDDDAIDQIAEMAIRSKTGARGLRAIVEHILLDLMYEVPSVKGKKKLVITKDIVNQKELPTAESLLIEQKTA
- the tig gene encoding trigger factor, with the translated sequence MKVTKEISKLENSAVKLTATIAKEDVVSGYNKNISKYAKNVQLPGFRKGHVPVKVLEQKYGDSLKQEVLADLIDESLNQIFAEEESRDIRPLPYTQPRLDGDKLPEFSTDKDLTFSVVYDVFPSVEVKDFSKIEVKEPQVEIGEKELNEELKAIQERNAVVIDKKEGEPVEKDNIVTIDYKELDDSGAAIQGSEREGFVFTVGTGENIYKIDDEIIGMKKDETKEISKTYDAKDENKDLAGKTKKISVTVKAIKLRNLPALDDELAQDVSEKYKTLDDLKKDISKGLESAKNRKIAELKSQSLLEQLVEKNPIVLPKSMVQAEMESRWRMMAQQFQTTPEQLEKMISASGQSKENMLTQWTGDAEKMLKSRLIVDALIREKNIAVTPEEVEAEFAKIADESGSTLDEVKEHYKDARAKEYIIDEIKENKLYDELYKQVKVSKGDKVDFADLFKNNR
- the clpP gene encoding ATP-dependent Clp endopeptidase proteolytic subunit ClpP; this translates as MNEFMNTLVPTVIERSGNGERAYDLYSRLLKDRIIFVDGEIRDETADLIVAQILYLESENPEKDISMYINSPGGSVTAGLAIYDTMQYVRCDIQTICMGQAASMGAIILAGGTIGKRYALPSSRVMIHQPWGGTQGQESDIAIQAKEIGRLKKLSIKYLSMQTGKKEEEIAADMERDFYMPAEDAKNYGIIDHIMNSAKKGVQ